A genomic region of Streptomyces diastaticus subsp. diastaticus contains the following coding sequences:
- a CDS encoding GNAT family N-acetyltransferase gives MYAPVGMPPFLPAGPGLSLRPWRARDARELIDAYRDPLLRRFTRTWPEDEAGARAWLAREEAGARDGSRYSFAVELAAQAPGGSGPAPSGVRDPAATGVLAGCVVLKVFGHEDRPARTDTAEVGYWTTASVRGRGLAGRAVVALADWAFAALPALTRLELLHQVDNEPSCRVAEKAGFPHVETLAAHPPIFPLPGHVHVRPRPAV, from the coding sequence ATGTACGCGCCTGTGGGCATGCCGCCCTTCCTCCCGGCAGGTCCGGGGCTCTCGCTGCGGCCCTGGCGGGCCCGGGACGCCCGGGAACTGATCGACGCCTACCGCGATCCGCTGCTGCGGAGGTTCACCCGCACCTGGCCCGAGGACGAGGCGGGCGCCCGGGCGTGGCTGGCCCGCGAGGAGGCGGGCGCCCGGGACGGCAGCCGCTACTCCTTCGCCGTGGAACTGGCCGCCCAGGCTCCGGGCGGCAGCGGACCGGCGCCCTCCGGGGTCCGGGACCCGGCGGCGACCGGTGTCCTGGCCGGCTGCGTGGTGCTCAAGGTGTTCGGGCACGAGGACCGTCCCGCCCGCACGGACACCGCCGAGGTCGGTTACTGGACCACCGCCTCGGTACGCGGCCGGGGCCTGGCGGGCCGCGCCGTCGTGGCCCTCGCCGACTGGGCGTTCGCCGCTCTGCCCGCGCTGACCCGTCTCGAACTCCTCCACCAGGTCGACAACGAGCCCTCCTGCCGGGTCGCCGAGAAGGCCGGTTTCCCGCACGTCGAGACGCTGGCGGCGCACCCGCCGATCTTCCCCCTGCCCGGGCACGTGCACGTACGGCCACGCCCGGCCGTCTGA
- a CDS encoding CGNR zinc finger domain-containing protein, with protein MTGHAYRAGASARVLRFDCGRVCLDLVATAHPVERLDGADRLRQWLTGAGLVPPGTRLERAGPGWLAAFRDLRGQIATVVGAELDGRPCGHALDRVNAVARNPPPPPRAVRRPDGTLGRGLAGDPDCQALLGAVARDAVELLTDPDARALLRRCAGQDCPLVYLDTSRGRRRRWCSGETCGNRERVARHRRGRRTVQNGRAGARTPGGPGGG; from the coding sequence ATGACGGGGCACGCGTACCGGGCAGGGGCGAGCGCGCGGGTGCTGCGGTTCGACTGCGGACGGGTCTGCCTGGACCTCGTCGCCACCGCGCACCCGGTGGAGCGGCTCGACGGCGCCGACCGGCTGCGGCAGTGGCTGACCGGTGCCGGCCTGGTGCCGCCCGGCACCCGGCTGGAGCGCGCGGGGCCCGGCTGGCTCGCCGCCTTCCGGGACCTGCGTGGCCAGATCGCCACCGTGGTCGGCGCCGAACTCGACGGGCGCCCCTGCGGCCACGCCCTCGACCGGGTCAACGCCGTCGCCCGCAACCCGCCGCCCCCGCCGCGTGCCGTCCGCAGGCCCGACGGCACCCTCGGCCGGGGCCTGGCCGGCGACCCCGACTGCCAGGCGCTGCTCGGCGCGGTCGCCCGCGACGCGGTGGAGCTGCTCACCGACCCGGACGCCCGCGCCCTGCTGCGCCGCTGCGCCGGCCAGGACTGCCCACTGGTCTACCTCGACACCTCCCGCGGCCGCCGGCGCCGCTGGTGCTCCGGCGAGACCTGCGGCAACCGCGAACGGGTCGCCCGCCACCGGCGCGGCCGCCGGACCGTCCAGAACGGGCGGGCCGGTGCCCGGACGCCGGGCGGGCCTGGTGGCGGCTGA
- a CDS encoding HelD family protein, translating to MADVRDREISIEQDHLDGVYRRLEEKIQEAEFLMRDAARRGQVGTPGALAERDAQVFRAGIHLNRLNNEFEDFLFGRIDLLLGKDGEKGPDGAYTSVEPADDAVHPDGTADIAETLHIGRIGVLDADYTPLVIDWRAPAAAPFYRSTPVEPGRVVRRRVIRSKGRQVLGVEDDLMRPELTARLAGEPLAVVGDGALMAALGQARSHTMRDIVASIQAEQDRVIRAPAASVTLVEGGPGTGKTAVALHRAAYLLYQDRRRYAGGILIVSPTPLLVSYTEGVLPSLGEEGQVAIRALGSLVDGAEATAYDPPAAARVKGSARMVQVLRRAARGALDLGAAPPARAGRDEEAGEAPEGQLDLGLPAAPAGPPERLRVVAFGRRVELDAAELGRVRRDALSGTAPVNLLRPRARRLLLDALWARSGGAGRHQDPELAAELRSGFDEDILSEDSFTAFLDAWWPELTPRAVLAAMADEKRLARWSRKVLGQGEARRVARSLSRLGPAGEGPLSVHDVALLDELEAVLGTPPRPRRKREADPLDHLTGLQELMPVREETQWERAERLAQERTEYTHVIVDEAQDLTPMQWRMVGRRGRQATWTVVGDPAQSSWSDPDEAAAAREEALGNRPRRRFTLTVNYRNPAEIAELASRVLALAMPGSPSPRAVRSTGVEPRFVVAGEPMGETVRAEAARLLETVDGTVGVVVAMERREQAARWLAGLGERVVALGSLEAKGLEYDATVVVSPAEVADESPAGLRVLYVALTRATQQLTVVSGRRDQPDADGVPDLLRDDVPPELLGE from the coding sequence GTGGCCGACGTACGCGACCGTGAGATCAGCATCGAGCAGGACCACCTCGACGGGGTGTACCGGCGCCTGGAGGAGAAGATCCAGGAGGCGGAGTTCCTGATGCGGGACGCGGCCCGCCGCGGCCAGGTCGGCACGCCCGGCGCGCTCGCCGAGCGCGACGCCCAGGTCTTCCGGGCCGGGATCCATCTCAACCGGCTGAACAACGAGTTCGAGGACTTCCTCTTCGGCCGCATCGACCTGCTCCTCGGCAAGGACGGCGAGAAGGGCCCCGACGGCGCCTACACCTCCGTCGAACCCGCCGACGACGCCGTCCACCCCGACGGCACCGCCGACATCGCCGAGACCCTGCACATCGGCCGCATCGGCGTCCTCGACGCCGACTACACACCGCTGGTCATCGACTGGCGCGCCCCCGCCGCCGCCCCCTTCTACCGGTCCACCCCCGTCGAGCCCGGCCGCGTCGTGCGCCGCCGCGTCATCCGCTCCAAGGGCCGTCAGGTGCTCGGCGTCGAGGACGACCTGATGCGCCCCGAGCTGACCGCGCGCCTGGCCGGCGAACCGCTCGCCGTGGTCGGCGACGGCGCGCTGATGGCCGCCCTCGGCCAGGCCCGCAGCCACACCATGCGCGACATCGTCGCCTCCATCCAGGCCGAGCAGGACCGCGTCATCCGCGCCCCCGCCGCCTCCGTCACCCTGGTCGAGGGCGGCCCCGGCACCGGCAAGACCGCCGTCGCCCTGCACCGCGCCGCCTACCTCCTCTACCAGGACCGGCGCCGGTACGCGGGCGGCATCCTCATCGTCTCCCCGACCCCGCTCCTCGTCTCCTACACCGAGGGCGTACTGCCCTCCCTCGGCGAGGAGGGCCAGGTCGCCATCCGCGCCCTCGGCTCCCTGGTCGACGGTGCCGAGGCCACCGCCTACGACCCTCCGGCCGCCGCCCGTGTCAAGGGCTCCGCCCGCATGGTCCAGGTGCTGCGCCGGGCAGCCCGGGGCGCCCTCGACCTCGGTGCGGCCCCGCCCGCCAGGGCCGGCCGGGACGAGGAGGCCGGCGAGGCCCCCGAGGGGCAGCTCGACCTCGGCCTGCCCGCCGCCCCGGCCGGGCCGCCCGAGCGGCTGCGGGTCGTCGCCTTCGGCCGCCGCGTCGAGCTGGACGCCGCCGAACTGGGCCGCGTCCGGCGCGACGCGCTCAGCGGCACCGCCCCCGTCAACCTGCTGCGGCCCCGCGCCCGCCGCCTGCTGCTCGACGCCTTGTGGGCCAGGTCGGGCGGTGCCGGACGCCACCAGGACCCGGAACTCGCCGCCGAACTGCGCTCCGGCTTCGACGAGGACATCCTCTCCGAGGACTCCTTCACCGCCTTCCTCGACGCCTGGTGGCCCGAGCTGACCCCGCGTGCCGTGCTCGCCGCCATGGCCGACGAGAAGCGGCTCGCCCGCTGGTCCCGCAAGGTGCTGGGCCAGGGCGAGGCGCGCCGCGTCGCCCGCTCGCTGTCCCGGCTCGGTCCGGCCGGCGAGGGCCCGCTCTCCGTCCACGACGTGGCCCTGCTGGACGAGCTGGAGGCCGTCCTCGGCACTCCGCCCCGGCCTCGCCGCAAGCGCGAGGCCGACCCGCTGGACCACCTCACGGGCCTCCAGGAGCTGATGCCGGTCCGCGAGGAGACCCAGTGGGAGCGGGCGGAGCGGCTGGCCCAGGAGCGCACCGAGTACACCCACGTCATCGTCGACGAGGCCCAGGACCTCACGCCGATGCAGTGGCGGATGGTCGGCCGGCGCGGTCGCCAGGCCACCTGGACCGTGGTGGGCGACCCCGCCCAGTCCTCCTGGTCCGACCCCGACGAGGCCGCAGCGGCCCGCGAGGAGGCACTCGGCAACCGGCCCCGCCGCCGCTTCACCCTCACCGTCAACTACCGCAACCCGGCCGAGATCGCCGAGCTGGCCTCCCGCGTGCTGGCCCTCGCCATGCCCGGCTCACCCTCCCCGCGTGCCGTCCGCTCCACCGGCGTCGAGCCGCGGTTCGTGGTCGCCGGGGAGCCGATGGGGGAGACGGTGCGCGCGGAGGCGGCCCGCCTGCTGGAGACGGTCGACGGCACGGTCGGCGTGGTGGTCGCGATGGAACGCCGTGAGCAGGCCGCCCGCTGGCTCGCCGGCCTCGGCGAGCGCGTCGTCGCCCTCGGCTCGCTGGAGGCGAAGGGCCTGGAGTACGACGCGACGGTGGTGGTCTCCCCGGCCGAGGTGGCCGACGAGTCCCCGGCCGGGCTGCGCGTGCTGTACGTCGCGCTGACCCGGGCGACGCAGCAGCTCACCGTGGTCTCCGGGCGCCGCGACCAGCCGGACGCGGACGGGGTGCCGGACCTGCTCCGTGACGACGTGCCGCCGGAGCTGCTGGGGGAGTGA
- a CDS encoding glycosyltransferase, whose translation MTSRSRAVRRRRLPLRYLLPSLFLVALSAMLMLRGYVHSEILADHRVQPPAATDKVPEEIIEGGPVIAHRDGKPTSFSVPDHKLVLTFDDGPDPEWTPKVLDVLAEHDAHGVFFVTGTMASRHPDLVRRMVDEGHELGLHTFNHPDLSYQSRSRIDWELTQNQLALAGAAGVRTSLFRPPYSSFANAMDNKSWPVTEYIGSLGYLTVVNNTDSEDWKRPGADEIIRRATPRGGEGAIVLMHDSGGDRSQTVEALDRFLPSLKEKGYQFTNLTEALDAPSAHTPVTGAARWQGVAWVWAVGISGHVTGVLVAGLAVIGVLVFARFGLMLLLSFLHARKVRSRRFRWGPPVTEPVTVLVPAYNEAKCIVNTVTSLTASDHPVEVIVIDDGSSDGTARIVEDLRIPNVRVVRQQNAGKPAALNRGLANASHDLIVMMDGDTVFEAATVRELVQPFGDPRVGAVAGNAKVGNRDTLIGAWQHIEYVMGFNLDRRMYDVLGCMPTIPGAVGAFRRSALERIGGMSEDTLAEDTDVTMALHRDGWKVVYAENARAWTEAPESVQQLWSQRYRWSYGTMQAIWKHRRALFEKGPSGRFGRVGLPLVSLFMVLAPLLAPLIDVFLLYGLVFGDTGKTVLAWLGVLAIQAVCAAYAFRLDKERMTHLVSLPLQQILYRQLMYVVLLQSWITALTGGRLRWQKLRRTGVVEMPGVAAPAGVRPAEPERRPVA comes from the coding sequence ATGACTTCCCGTTCCCGAGCGGTGCGGCGGCGCAGACTGCCGCTGCGGTACCTGCTGCCGTCGCTCTTCCTCGTCGCCCTCAGCGCCATGCTGATGCTCCGCGGCTACGTGCACAGCGAGATACTCGCCGACCACCGCGTCCAGCCGCCCGCCGCCACCGACAAGGTGCCGGAGGAGATCATCGAGGGCGGGCCGGTCATCGCCCACCGCGACGGCAAGCCCACCTCCTTCTCCGTCCCCGACCACAAGCTCGTCCTCACCTTCGACGACGGGCCCGACCCGGAGTGGACCCCGAAGGTCCTCGACGTCCTCGCCGAACACGACGCGCACGGCGTCTTCTTCGTCACCGGCACGATGGCCTCCCGCCACCCCGACCTGGTCAGGCGGATGGTCGACGAGGGCCACGAGCTGGGGCTGCACACCTTCAACCACCCCGACCTCTCCTACCAGTCCAGGAGCCGCATCGACTGGGAGCTGACCCAGAACCAGCTGGCCCTGGCCGGGGCCGCCGGGGTGCGCACCTCGCTGTTCCGGCCGCCGTACTCCTCCTTCGCCAACGCCATGGACAACAAGTCCTGGCCCGTCACCGAGTACATCGGCTCGCTCGGCTACCTGACCGTCGTCAACAACACCGACAGTGAGGACTGGAAGCGTCCCGGCGCCGACGAGATCATCCGCCGCGCCACCCCGCGCGGCGGCGAGGGCGCCATCGTCCTCATGCACGACTCCGGCGGCGACCGCTCGCAGACCGTCGAGGCCCTCGACCGGTTCCTGCCGTCGCTGAAGGAGAAGGGCTACCAGTTCACCAACCTCACCGAGGCACTGGACGCGCCCAGCGCCCACACCCCCGTCACCGGCGCCGCCCGCTGGCAGGGCGTGGCCTGGGTCTGGGCGGTCGGCATCTCCGGGCACGTCACCGGGGTCCTGGTGGCCGGTCTCGCCGTCATCGGCGTCCTCGTCTTCGCCCGCTTCGGGCTGATGCTCCTGCTCTCCTTCCTCCACGCCCGGAAGGTGCGCTCGCGGAGGTTCCGCTGGGGGCCGCCGGTCACCGAACCGGTCACCGTGCTGGTGCCCGCCTACAACGAGGCGAAATGCATCGTCAACACGGTGACCTCACTGACCGCCAGCGACCATCCGGTCGAGGTCATCGTCATCGACGACGGCTCCAGCGACGGCACCGCCCGCATCGTCGAGGACCTGCGCATACCCAACGTCCGCGTCGTCCGGCAGCAGAACGCCGGCAAACCCGCCGCCCTGAACCGGGGACTCGCCAACGCCAGCCACGACCTCATCGTGATGATGGACGGCGACACCGTCTTCGAGGCCGCCACCGTCCGCGAACTGGTGCAGCCCTTCGGCGACCCGAGGGTCGGCGCCGTCGCCGGCAACGCCAAGGTCGGCAACCGCGACACCCTCATCGGCGCCTGGCAGCACATCGAGTACGTGATGGGCTTCAACCTCGACCGGCGCATGTACGACGTGCTCGGCTGCATGCCGACCATCCCCGGCGCGGTCGGTGCCTTCCGCCGCAGCGCCCTGGAGCGGATCGGCGGCATGAGCGAGGACACCCTCGCCGAGGACACCGACGTCACCATGGCCCTGCACCGCGACGGCTGGAAGGTCGTCTACGCGGAGAACGCCCGCGCCTGGACCGAGGCCCCCGAGTCCGTCCAGCAACTCTGGTCGCAGCGCTACCGCTGGAGCTACGGCACCATGCAGGCCATCTGGAAGCACCGCCGCGCCCTGTTCGAGAAGGGACCCTCGGGCCGCTTCGGCCGCGTCGGCCTGCCGCTCGTCTCCCTCTTCATGGTCCTCGCGCCGCTGCTGGCCCCGCTGATCGACGTCTTCCTCCTCTACGGCCTGGTCTTCGGCGACACCGGCAAGACCGTCCTCGCCTGGCTCGGCGTCCTCGCGATCCAGGCGGTCTGCGCCGCCTACGCCTTCCGGCTCGACAAGGAACGCATGACCCACCTCGTCTCCCTGCCGCTCCAGCAGATCCTCTACCGGCAACTGATGTACGTCGTGCTGCTCCAGTCCTGGATCACCGCCCTCACCGGCGGCCGCCTGCGCTGGCAGAAGCTCCGGCGGACCGGCGTCGTCGAGATGCCCGGCGTGGCCGCCCCGGCCGGCGTCCGCCCGGCCGAGCCCGAGCGGAGGCCCGTCGCATGA
- a CDS encoding acyltransferase family protein, which yields MTETPWSAAPPPRPPHEGHGGGRYPRPGAPDVPQVPGVPGVPAPHRTPGVAPGPLTATVPAPTAVPAPEEPQAPAAAPRKPGRDRYLDLLRSIALVRVVLYHIFGWAWLTVLFPSMGVMFALAGSLMARSLSRPAMGVIRGRVRRLLPPMWVFGALLLAMFVYAGWNPGRSEGAWGWAALLNYLVPVGAPPYPWSVGDASGLLEQTWAVQAAGPLWYLRAYLWFVLASPLLLWAFRRAPWPTMLAPLGLTAVVGTGLVQIPGELGNAVTDFAVYAGCWTLGFAHQQGLLREIPRYLAVSLASLVMAFGLWWASGHLGPDGWDLNDIPLAQATWSFGFVTILLLYSPSWQTLPGRLARWDPLITLSNNRAVTIYLWHNLLILATVPLIDLLYRLPFMDDARWGNALSTTYSLWMFVLVWPLIGLMVVAVGWVEDLAARRPPRLWPDGTKRGAATSGASHRK from the coding sequence ATGACCGAGACCCCCTGGTCCGCCGCGCCTCCGCCCCGGCCCCCGCACGAGGGCCACGGCGGCGGCCGCTACCCGCGGCCGGGCGCTCCCGACGTGCCCCAGGTCCCGGGCGTACCCGGTGTCCCGGCCCCTCACCGGACCCCCGGCGTGGCGCCGGGCCCGCTCACCGCGACCGTGCCGGCGCCCACCGCCGTACCCGCTCCCGAGGAGCCGCAGGCCCCCGCCGCCGCGCCCAGGAAGCCCGGCCGCGACCGGTACCTGGACCTGCTGCGCTCCATCGCCCTGGTCCGGGTCGTGCTCTACCACATCTTCGGCTGGGCCTGGCTGACGGTCCTCTTCCCGTCCATGGGTGTCATGTTCGCCCTGGCCGGCTCCCTGATGGCCCGCTCGCTCTCCCGTCCGGCGATGGGCGTCATCCGGGGCCGCGTCCGGCGCCTGCTCCCGCCGATGTGGGTCTTCGGCGCGCTGCTGCTCGCCATGTTCGTGTACGCGGGCTGGAACCCGGGCCGGTCCGAGGGCGCCTGGGGCTGGGCCGCACTTCTCAACTACCTGGTGCCGGTGGGCGCCCCGCCCTACCCCTGGTCGGTCGGCGACGCCTCCGGCCTGCTGGAGCAGACCTGGGCCGTGCAGGCCGCCGGGCCGCTCTGGTACCTGCGGGCGTACCTGTGGTTCGTGCTCGCCTCGCCGCTGCTGCTGTGGGCCTTCCGGCGCGCGCCGTGGCCGACCATGCTGGCGCCGCTCGGTCTGACCGCCGTCGTCGGCACCGGCCTGGTGCAGATCCCCGGTGAACTCGGCAACGCCGTCACCGACTTCGCCGTCTACGCCGGCTGCTGGACGCTGGGCTTCGCCCACCAGCAGGGGCTGCTCCGCGAGATCCCGCGCTACCTGGCCGTCTCGCTGGCCAGCCTCGTCATGGCCTTCGGCCTGTGGTGGGCCTCCGGCCACCTCGGCCCCGACGGCTGGGACCTCAACGACATCCCGCTCGCCCAGGCCACCTGGTCCTTCGGCTTCGTCACCATCCTGCTGCTGTACTCGCCCTCCTGGCAGACCCTGCCGGGCCGGCTCGCCAGGTGGGACCCGCTCATCACGCTCTCCAACAACCGGGCCGTGACGATCTACCTCTGGCACAACCTGCTCATCCTGGCGACGGTGCCGCTGATCGACCTGCTCTACCGGCTCCCCTTCATGGACGACGCGCGGTGGGGCAACGCCCTCTCCACCACGTACAGCCTGTGGATGTTCGTACTGGTCTGGCCGCTGATCGGGCTCATGGTGGTGGCCGTCGGCTGGGTCGAGGACCTCGCGGCCAGGCGCCCGCCGCGCCTGTGGCCCGACGGGACGAAGCGCGGCGCCGCCACGTCGGGGGCGTCCCACCGCAAGTGA
- a CDS encoding uroporphyrinogen-III synthase — MSDAGADGPSPLAGFTVGVTAERRAGELGALLGRRGAEVVYAPALRVVPLAGDGELRAATERLVARPPEVVVASTAVGFRGWVEAAEGWGTGPALLAALGGARLLTRGPKVTGAVRAAGLREEWSPRSEAMGEVLERLLAEGVEGLRVAVQLHGEPVPGFAEALRAAGAEVVGVPVYRWLPPADPAPLDRLVEATVRRGVDALAFTSAPAVTSLLRRADALGRRKALVDALRGEVLPVCVGPVTALPLQEAGVEPVRPERFRLGPMVQRLCEELPGRAPLLTVAGHRVRLRGHAVLVDDELRPVPPAPMALLRTLARSPGRVVGRDELLGALPGAGHDEHAVEGAVARLRAALGVPGLVLTAAGRGYRLADGPGA, encoded by the coding sequence ATGAGCGACGCGGGCGCGGATGGGCCGTCGCCCCTGGCGGGGTTCACCGTCGGGGTGACGGCGGAACGGCGGGCCGGAGAGCTGGGGGCGCTGCTGGGGCGCCGGGGCGCCGAGGTGGTGTACGCGCCCGCGCTGCGGGTGGTGCCCCTCGCCGGCGACGGGGAGTTGCGGGCGGCCACCGAACGGCTCGTCGCGCGGCCGCCCGAGGTGGTGGTGGCCAGTACCGCCGTCGGCTTCCGGGGCTGGGTCGAGGCGGCCGAGGGGTGGGGGACCGGCCCGGCTCTGCTGGCGGCGCTGGGCGGGGCCCGGCTGCTGACCCGGGGGCCGAAGGTGACGGGGGCCGTCCGGGCGGCGGGGCTGCGTGAGGAGTGGTCCCCGCGGTCCGAGGCGATGGGCGAGGTGCTGGAGCGGCTGCTCGCCGAAGGTGTCGAGGGGCTGCGGGTGGCCGTGCAACTGCACGGCGAGCCGGTGCCCGGCTTCGCTGAGGCGCTGCGGGCGGCCGGCGCCGAGGTGGTCGGTGTGCCCGTCTACCGCTGGCTGCCGCCCGCCGACCCCGCCCCCCTGGACCGGCTCGTCGAGGCGACCGTGCGGCGCGGTGTCGACGCGCTCGCCTTCACCAGCGCGCCCGCCGTCACCTCGCTGCTCCGCCGGGCCGATGCGCTGGGCCGGCGGAAGGCGCTGGTGGACGCCTTGCGCGGTGAGGTGCTGCCCGTCTGCGTCGGCCCCGTGACCGCGCTGCCGCTCCAGGAGGCAGGGGTGGAGCCGGTGCGGCCCGAACGGTTCCGGCTCGGGCCGATGGTGCAGCGGCTCTGCGAGGAACTGCCCGGCCGGGCCCCGTTGCTGACCGTCGCCGGGCACCGGGTGCGGCTCCGCGGCCACGCCGTCCTGGTCGACGACGAGCTGCGGCCCGTACCGCCCGCCCCGATGGCCCTGCTGCGGACGCTGGCCCGGTCGCCGGGCCGGGTCGTCGGCCGCGACGAACTGCTGGGGGCGCTGCCCGGCGCCGGGCACGACGAGCACGCGGTGGAGGGGGCGGTGGCCCGGCTGCGGGCGGCCCTGGGCGTGCCCGGGCTGGTGCTGACCGCGGCCGGACGCGGCTACCGGCTCGCCGACGGCCCGGGGGCCTGA